In a single window of the Acidobacteriota bacterium genome:
- a CDS encoding response regulator produces MKPHNEFKKDTVEILIAEDSPTQAEQLRYILESHHYSVAIARNGREAIDNITNHKPTIVISDITMPEMDGYELCRRIKANQHLKDIPVILLTALSDPLDVLKGLECGADNFITKPYEERYLLSRINYLLVNREMRRNQSPQFGLEIFFGGEKRLITADRAQILDLFISTYEVALQKNEEMTAAQADLQKLNEQLEEKVKERTAALEIEIAERARAQEALRQAEEKYRKIFERAVEGIFQISPQGRFIAANPAMARMLGYNSPEELLALPTGVQEQFYIEPESQEQVRHLLTEQGVAQGVELQIRRKDGTSIWVAGNAQVVRSESGEVMYFEGAIEDVTERKELQEQLLHSQKMEAIGVLAGGVAHDFNNLLTVIVGYGQLALQRLRPTDPLYEELSIILNAADRASMLTRQLLAFSRRQVLQPKAIDLNAVIGDVEKMLRRLIGEDIDFVTLLDPEVGQVYADPGQIGQVLVNLVVNARAAMPDGGKLIIETSNAYLNEEYAQHHAEVTPGQYVMLAVSDNGIGMNAETKSRIFEPFFTTKPSGQGTGLGLATIYGIVKQSEGHIWVYSEPSQGTTFKIYLPHLPETIAEVEPSEQPAQTSAGQETILIVEDDDSLRVLGRKILTASGYKVLEAMNGNEALALVEEFKESIDLVVTDVVMPHMSGRELAHRINALAPKIKILHTSGYTDHAIMQHGVLGKGTFFLQKPYTIESLTRKVREVLDDNEGTSAVIFPSELS; encoded by the coding sequence ATGAAACCGCATAACGAATTCAAGAAAGATACCGTAGAAATACTAATTGCCGAGGATAGCCCCACACAGGCTGAACAATTGAGATACATTCTGGAGAGCCATCACTACAGCGTTGCCATTGCCCGCAACGGCAGAGAAGCGATTGATAACATCACCAATCACAAACCGACGATTGTCATCAGTGACATCACCATGCCGGAAATGGATGGTTACGAGCTTTGTCGGCGCATCAAGGCGAATCAACATCTCAAGGATATTCCGGTCATCCTGTTGACTGCGCTTTCTGATCCGCTGGATGTGTTGAAGGGTTTGGAATGCGGAGCCGACAACTTTATCACCAAGCCCTACGAAGAACGTTACCTGCTCTCACGCATCAACTACCTGCTGGTGAATCGGGAAATGCGCCGCAATCAGTCGCCGCAATTCGGATTGGAAATCTTTTTTGGCGGCGAAAAGCGACTCATCACCGCTGACCGGGCGCAAATCTTAGACCTCTTCATCTCCACTTATGAAGTGGCGCTGCAAAAAAATGAGGAGATGACAGCGGCGCAGGCCGATCTACAGAAATTGAATGAACAACTCGAAGAGAAAGTAAAAGAGCGCACCGCCGCGCTTGAGATTGAAATCGCCGAGCGGGCGCGGGCGCAAGAGGCGCTGCGGCAGGCGGAAGAGAAATATCGCAAAATTTTTGAGAGAGCGGTGGAGGGCATTTTCCAAATCTCGCCGCAAGGCAGATTTATCGCCGCCAATCCGGCGATGGCGCGAATGCTTGGTTACAACTCGCCCGAAGAGTTGCTCGCCTTACCGACCGGCGTACAAGAGCAGTTTTACATAGAACCTGAATCTCAGGAGCAAGTGCGGCACTTGCTGACAGAACAGGGAGTCGCACAAGGAGTAGAATTGCAGATTCGCCGCAAGGACGGAACCAGCATATGGGTGGCAGGCAACGCCCAAGTGGTGCGTAGCGAGAGCGGAGAAGTCATGTACTTTGAAGGCGCGATTGAGGACGTGACCGAACGCAAGGAACTTCAGGAGCAGCTTCTGCATTCGCAAAAGATGGAAGCCATAGGCGTACTCGCTGGTGGCGTGGCTCACGACTTCAATAATTTGTTGACCGTCATCGTCGGCTACGGGCAACTGGCGCTACAGCGACTTAGACCTACAGACCCGTTGTACGAAGAACTCAGCATTATTCTGAACGCCGCCGACCGCGCTTCGATGCTAACCAGGCAATTGTTGGCATTCAGCCGCCGCCAGGTCTTGCAACCGAAAGCGATTGACCTCAACGCCGTGATTGGAGACGTTGAAAAAATGCTGCGACGACTGATCGGCGAGGACATTGATTTCGTTACCCTACTCGATCCGGAAGTGGGGCAGGTTTATGCCGATCCGGGGCAAATCGGACAGGTGTTGGTAAACCTTGTGGTCAACGCCCGGGCGGCAATGCCTGATGGCGGCAAGCTCATCATCGAAACGAGTAATGCTTACCTCAACGAAGAATATGCCCAACATCACGCAGAGGTCACTCCCGGTCAATATGTGATGCTGGCAGTCAGTGACAACGGTATCGGTATGAACGCTGAAACCAAATCCAGAATCTTTGAGCCTTTCTTTACCACCAAACCATCAGGCCAGGGAACCGGTCTCGGACTGGCAACTATCTACGGCATCGTCAAACAGAGCGAAGGGCATATATGGGTCTATAGCGAACCCAGTCAAGGAACCACTTTCAAAATCTATCTGCCCCACTTGCCGGAGACGATTGCGGAGGTAGAGCCATCCGAGCAACCCGCTCAAACTTCGGCAGGTCAGGAAACTATTTTAATTGTCGAAGACGATGATTCCTTGCGGGTGCTGGGGCGCAAAATCCTGACGGCAAGCGGCTACAAGGTGCTGGAAGCCATGAATGGCAATGAAGCGCTGGCACTGGTTGAGGAGTTTAAGGAATCCATTGACCTCGTGGTAACCGATGTGGTCATGCCACATATGAGCGGGCGCGAACTGGCTCATCGTATCAATGCGCTAGCTCCCAAAATCAAAATCCTGCATACTTCAGGTTACACTGATCACGCGATTATGCAGCACGGCGTGCTGGGCAAAGGAACCTTTTTCTTACAGAAACCTTACACCATCGAAAGCCTGACTCGAAAAGTGCGCGAGGTGTTGGATGATAACGAGGGAACGTCTGCGGTTATTTTCCCGTCTGAACTTTCATAG